The Lycium barbarum isolate Lr01 chromosome 12, ASM1917538v2, whole genome shotgun sequence genome includes a region encoding these proteins:
- the LOC132624502 gene encoding uncharacterized protein LOC132624502, translating to MTSVTALIRHSGFWNDQNCFVNYKIDVVVFIDNCNYDELVCTITNQLGVDTVRKTISIKYIVEGDFQPIEIHNDMGVRVYVELKRENRVLGMYPMCVSIHDLDVEDGVTGNRIIGDDVLQIGYSENRDGMKVCDSTVNAVVLFGNDNNLVISKPEAKGVFVDQIYQDKETLKIVMTKYAIRERFNFKTERSNAISYTLACWSPECKWKFRASRIGDSEMFRVRAFDDEHTCPLKDKVYSQRQATSWFIGEAVVKAKITNHKRKVTPGDIIDDVKNEFGVDVSYMMAWRAREKAIKDFRDSENNKSWTWFFELFKKAYGVRQNMCVVSDRHESIIHAVSKVYPTVPHLACIWHLWKNVTKQYTTNSEVLSPIFYSLAKAYSQDEFDKLMDKIGNVDIRVKRYLEDAGRDKWSRLYSPVNRGWTMTSNIAECINVKLVAARELHIFDFLEEVRKMFGRWNWTNRKNGTYTFTTLMRRYQEMLSINEYKSIRMRVEASTEYVYTVNDGPRRFIIDLKKKTCSCRMFQLDEIPCSHAWAVLKNKNLTADVYCSDLFKPETVVNTYDVPVDPLPDETEWNVPKSILDEVVMPPIYKRPPGRPKKRGTSHYRS from the exons ATGACAAGCGTAACTGCGTTGATCCGTCATTCTGGTTTTTGGAACGATCAGAACTGTTTTGTGAATTAcaaaattgatgttgttgtattCATTGATAATTGCAATTACGATGAGTTAGTTTGTACGATTACAAATCAATTAGGCGTGGATACTGTTAGGAAAACGATTTCAATAAAATATATTGTTGAAGGCGATTTTCAACCAATTGAAATACACAACGATATGGGAGTTCGTGTGTACGTTGAGCTTAAGAGAGAAAACAGAGTTTTGGGGATGTATCCAATGTGCGTTAGTATTCATGATTtggatgttgaggatggtgtaacTGGTAATCGTATTATTGGAGATGATGTGCTGCAAATTGGATATAGCGAGAATCGGGATGGTATGAAAGTTTGTGATTCTACTGTAAACGCTGTTGTTTTGTTTGGGAATGATAACAATTTGGTAATTTCGAAACCGGAAGCGAAAGGAGTTTTTGTCGATCAAATTTACCAGGATAAGGAAACTTTGAAAATTGTGATGACGAAATACGCAATTCGTGAAAGATTCAATTTCAAAACAGAGAGATCGAATGCTATAAG CTACACTCTGGCATGTTGGTCGCCGGAATGTAAATGGAAATTCAGAGCGTCGAGAATTGGGGATTCTGAAATGTTCAGAGTTAGAGCTTTCGATGACGAACATACATGTCCGTTGAAGGACAAGGTGTATTCACAAAGGCAGGCAACAAGTTGGTTTATTGGAGAAGCGGTTGTGAAGGCGAAAATAACTAACCATAAAAGGAAGGTCACACCTGGGGATATAATAGATGATGTTAAGAATGAATTCGGTGTAGATGTTTCTTATATGATGGCATGGAGAGCTAGAGAGAAGGCTATAAAAGATTTCAGAG attctgagaataataagtcgTGGACGTGGTTCTTTGAACTGTTCAAGAAAGCTTATGGTGTTAGGCAAAATATGTGTGTCGTGTCCGACAGACATGAAAGCATAATACACGCAGTTTCTAAGGTGTATCCTACTGTTCCTCATTTGGCTTGTATATGGCATTTGTGGAAAAATGTGACAAAGCAATACACAACAAACAGTGAGGTGTTGAGTCCTATATTTTATTCACTAGCGAAAGCATACAGCCAGGATGAGTTCGATAAATTGATGGATAAGATTGGGAATGTTGATATTCGGGTAAAACGATACCTAGAAGATGCTGGAAGAGATAAATGGTCTAGGCTTTATTCACCTGTTAATAGAGGATGGACAATGACTTCGAATATAGCCGAATGTATTAATGTAAAACTGGTTGCTGCAAGAGAGTTACATatttttgatttccttgaagaagtgaggaagatgtttggtagatggaattggacaaatagaaaaaatggtacctacacattcacaacactgatgaggcggtatcaagagatgttgtcgatcaacgagtacaaatcaatacgaatgagg GTTGAAGCGTCAACTGAATATGTTTACACAGTGAATGATGGACCGAGGCGTTTCATAAtagatttgaagaagaaaacttgCAGCTGCAGGATGTTCCAACTGGACGAGATACCGTGTTCTCATGCATGGGCAGTATTGAAGAATAAAAATTTGACTGCTGATGTATATTGTTCGGATTTATTCAAGCCGGAAACAGTTGTGAACACATATGATGTGCCAGTTGATCCTCTTCCCGATGAGACCGAGTGGAATGTTCCTAAAAGTATATTAGATGAAGTTGTTATGCCACCGATCTATAAGAGACCCCCTGGGAGGCCAAAAAAAAGAGGGACAAGCCATTACAGGAGTTGA
- the LOC132625071 gene encoding uncharacterized protein LOC132625071, giving the protein MFVFFLYFLFTNRSIYVYNSYRAAGHDAVVRVRVKMLATLVTHSLQMTDFYEKKADIDFVTHPSYRNREQTDNFDIVNVDNLPQQAPSSMDCGVYVAAFAEYLSSSAVIPTEFDAKLLRMRYGALLCDYAWDKSNNNASSDNEQPPRPIRPAVDYDAVDKEDLD; this is encoded by the exons ATGTTtgtttttttcttatattttctttttacaaaCAGGTCCATCTACGTATACAACTCATACCGAGCTGCAGGGCATGATGCTGTCGTTAGAGTCAGAGTGAAAATGTTGGCTACTCTAGTGACACATAGTCTACAAATGACTGATTTCTATGAGAAGAAGGCGGATATAGATTTTGTCACACATCCTTCTTACAGAAATAGAGAGCAGACCGACAACTTTGACATTGTGAATGTAGACAATCTCCCGCAACAAGCTCCCTCTAGCAT ggattgtggtgtgtatgtggcagcCTTCGCTGAATACTTGAGCTCAAGTGCAGTCATCCCAACCGAATTCGATGCAAAGTTACTCCGTATGAGATATGGTGCCCTTTTATGCGACTATGCATGGGATAAGTCAAACAACAATGCATCAAGTGATAACGAGCAGCCTCCAAGACCAATTAGACCGGCAGTTGATTACGATGCAGTTGATAAAGAGGATCTTGATTAG